Genomic DNA from Pelosinus sp. IPA-1:
AAAGTTAGCACATAACTTTTCACTTGCATATAGTAAGTAAATAAAGAGCCTTTTGGGCTCTTTATTTCTGTTAATTTAAGGATCAAGCAAATTCTATGTGCCATTTTAAAAAAGGAAGGCTGATAAAAACATGATTAGTACAAGTGGTTTAACGTTGCGGTATGGAAAAAGGGCATTATTTGAGGATGTCAATATAAAATTCACTCCAGGTAATTGTTATGGCCTAATTGGTGCGAATGGTACAGGAAAATCGACTTTCTTAAAAATCTTATCTGGTGAAATTGAGCCAAATTCTGGTGAAGTTATTATTTCAGCAGGTGAACGCTTAGCTGTATTAAAACAAAATCATTATGAATTTGATGAGTTTGATGTTTTAAAGACAGTTATCATGGGACATGCAAGACTGTTTGAGATTATGGAAGCAAAAGAAGAATTGTATGCAAAAGCTGATTTTACAGATGAAGATGGTATTAAAGTCGGTGAACTAGAAGGCGAATTTGCTGAACTAAATGGTTGGGATGCGGAAACTGAAGCTGCTAGAATGTTAACTGGTTTAGGAATTGGCGAAGAGTTTCATTATAAATTAATGAAAGATCTAAGCGGTAATGAAAAGGTCAGAGTACTATTAGCGCAAGCTTTATTTGGCAGCCCTGATATCTTACTTTTGGATGAACCGACAAATCATCTTGACGTGGAATCCATTCGCTGGTTGGAAGAGTTCTTATACAATTTTGATAATACGGTTATTGTTGTATCCCATGACCGTCATTTCTTGAATAAAGTTTGTACTCATATAGCAGACATTGATTTTAGTCAAATTAAACTGTTTGTCGGTAACTATGATTTTTGGCAGCAGTCTAGTGAATTGGCCTTAAAAATGGCTAAGGAAGCTAATAAGAAGACAGAAGAAAAAATGAAAGACTTACAAACTTTTATTCAACGATTTAGTGCCAATGCTTCCAAATCGAAGCAAGCAACATCTCGTAGGAAACAGTTGGATAAGTTGACATTAGAAGATATTAAACCATCTTCCCGTAAATATCCTTATATTGCTTTTAAACCAGATCGAGAAGCTGGGGATCAACTGTTGACTGTTGAAAACCTTTGCAAAACCATCGATGGTGAAAAGGTATTAAACAATGTTAGTTTTGTAGTGACAAAAGCAGATAAGATTGCTTTTGTTGGTGCGAGCAGCTTGGCTAAAACTACACTCTTTAAAATTTTAATGGGTGAAATGGAAGCAGATAGTGGGGAATTTAAATGGGGTGTAACCACTTCACAAGCCTATTTCCCTAGAGATAATGCGGAGTATTTTGACACGAACCTTAATCTTGTCGATTGGCTTAGACAGTTCTCAAAAGATCCGGATGAAACTTTTGTTCGCGGATTCTTAGGTCGCATGCTGTTCTCCGGCGAGGAAAGTCAGAAGGAAGCCAATGTACTATCCGGTGGTGAAAAAGTACGTTGTATGCTGTCCAAAATGATGCTCAGCGGTGCCAATGTACTGATCTTTGATGAGCCTACCAATCACTTGGATTTGGAGTCAATCACTTCATTGAATAATGGGTTGATTAGCTTTGAAGGTACTATGTTATTTGTTGCTCACGATCATGAATTCGTACAAACCATTGCGAATCGTATTATCGAGATTACAGAAGATGGCATTATTGATAAACGCATGACGTATGATGAATATTTGGAAACAGTGGCAACTAGAAAATAATTGCTGCGAGCGTGGTATTTAGGTAAAACACGTACTTCACTTACAAGTGAGGTGCGTGTTTTTATTTTTAGGGCAGTATGCAGGATTCTTTTCTTTACTGGGGAAAGCTGATATAGTAATAGTTTTTAATATAAAGTGGATATTGTTCCTATTTTTTGCATAAGGTAAAGATACTCAGGTTGTAAGTTAGGGATAAAGAAGACTTGATTCAGATGGAGTTTTAACTCCATCTGAATCTTAGTCGCACTTATCCAGGGACTTAGCCGCTCTTAACTCCTTATAGAAGCTGAGTTTTAGAGCGGTTTAGTCATCGGATATAGTTAGATTTGATAAGTAGGGGGCGAATTGTAATGAAAGAATATGAACTCTTAATTGAAAAATTTCATGACTATTTTACACAAGATGCGAATGCTTGTGTAAGTCTGGGGGTCGATAAAAACTTAGATAATTTACCTGACCCTAGTTTGGAGAGTAGTAAGTCAATAGTGGATGACGGACAAAAATTGTTGGCAGATATTGCGAGTTTTCCTCGTGGAGTTTTAGATTTTGAACATATTCTAGATTTGGATTTAGCTGCTTTGGCCGTAGAGTTTGCAGTATTTAAACATAGCTATACCTTTAATGAAAAGACAGAGTTAGAACAAAAACCGACTGCTGGTGATGACATCAGTAATGGACTATTTTTGATGTTTGTGAATGATCCTCGTCCGGCTAAGGAACGACTAGATAATATCACGGCGCGATTAGAAAAAGTACCTCAGTACTTAGAACAATTGATTAAACGTTTGGACACACCTGTAAAACGGTGGGTGAGTATGGATATAGAAAAGGTAGAGGGTTTACCTGACTTTTTTGCCAATCTCTATAGTTGGGCAAAAGATGAGAAATATCCCCAGCTAGAAAGATTGGCAAAGGCGAAAAAAGAAGCAGAAGCAGCTCTAGATCAGTATATAGAACAAATCAAAGCTATGCCTACTACAGAACAGTTTTTTATTGGTAAGGAGCAGGCAAAAGAGTTTATTAGGCTGCGTGGGATTGATAAATCCATAGAAGAACTACATAAGATGGCGGCTGACTTTTTGCAGGAAACAGCAGAAGAACTTGAAACATTACGGGTTAAGTTAGTAGATAAGTATAAGGTATCATCTGCTATGACATTGGAAGAATTACACGATTTCTTAAATCAAAAATATAAAGTCAAATTAGATCCTGCTAATTCGCTATCTAGTGTTATTGTTCGCTATAAAAAAGAAAGAGATAAAATTACCCAATATTTACTCGAAAATGACCTATTTCCTATTTTCAAAGAGCAAGATATGCAGATTATCCAAACCCCCGCTTTTATGGCTCCTTCCATCCCTGCTGGCGCGATGGTCTCACCGCCACCCTTTAGAGAGGGAGTAAAAACAAGTATGGTTTATCTTACATTAAGTGAAGAATTATTAGATGAGCATACTGAACTTTCCATTCCTTCTATGATGATTCATGAGGGGATTCCGGGGCATCATTTGCAACTGGCAACTGCTTGTACTCATCCTTCTGTTGTTCGGCGGCATTTTGATGCTATGGAACATGCAGAAGGTTGGACGACCATGTTAGAAGATTATATGCTGGATATTGGTTATATGGGAGATTTGGTCGAGGAAGCACGGTTTTGTGCCAAACGGGATATTTCAAGAATTGGTGCCCGGGTAGCAATTGATTTATATTTCATGACAGGAGATAAAAAATATCTAGATGTAGGTATTGATGTGGAGTTGACATCGGAAGATCCTTTTGTCAATGCGGGTAAGTTACTTCAAAAGGTCACAGGTTTCGTAGCTGGCAGGGTGCAAGCAGAGCTTAATTGGTATTCCCAGGAACGATCCTATCCTCTTTGTTATTTAACAGGCAATAAGTTGGTCTGGGAATTAAAAGAAAATATGGCTAAGGCTCAAAAAGGCAAACTAGAGGGATTGGCCTTGGATAAAGTATTTCACGAACTGTATCTAAAATCCGGAAATATGCCTCTCACTTTCTTGCGAAAAGTATATGAGCACGAACAAATGTTATAAAGAAGACTTGATTCAGATGGAGTTTTAACTCCATCTGAATCTTAGTCATACTTATCCAGGGACTTAGCCGCTATTAACTCCCACTTATATAAGTGAGCCTTGGATTCGAAAATCCTTAGAGCGACTTAGTCATCGGATAAAATTTGCTTTCCAATTCCATAATAAAACACATAGGCAAGGTGAGATACCTTGCCTATGTTGTAATGTCTGTCTATTTGACAAAGAATGTTGTTGACAGAGAGTGGAATTTTCAGTATTATAAGCAAAAGGAATACTATAAAGACGATGAATGGAAGAGTAATTATTTTTCTACTATTTACAGCGAGCTGGGTATGGTGTGAGCCAGTAATAGGGAGCATAATGAAAATCATCCACGAGTTGCGGGCTGAAGTTTTAGTAAGCTGCGCCGGGCCTCTTTGAGGAAATGCCGCCCGTTATTGCGGTGAGGTATAGAGCATTTTGCTTCGTACCTATGAGATGCTATGGCCTGTAACCATAGTAAGTTGGGTGGTATCGCGGATTAACCTCCGTCCCTTAATACAAGGGACGGAGGTCTTTATTTTAGTATCAGAATTTATAAGTTTTGTTGTTGTTTGTAGGTCGCTTCGAGTCCATATTATTAACGCTTCACCGTGTTACTTGACTTACGCTTATAATAACATGGACCCGTCGCTTGATCCGCAGACTAAAAGGACCCAAAGTGTTTTTCTTATTATGATCTTTTTTTACGTCACAATTGTTTGTTAAAATGCTGGGAAAAGGAAGAGGAGGCGATTGACTTGAGAATGCTGGGAGCTGAGGCGGTAATTGAATGTTTAAAGGCGGAAGAGGTTGAAATTGTTTTTGGTTATCCAGGAGGTGCGGTGTTAACCCTTTATGATGCCTTGTTTAAAACAAATTTCCCTCATGTGTTAACTCGACATGAACAAGGTGCCGTTCATGCCGCCGACGGCTATGCACGGGCAACAGGAAAAACAGGTGTTTGTTTTGCTACATCAGGTCCAGGAGGAACAAATCTAGTTACGGGAATTGCTACTGCTTATATGGATTCAATCCCCTTGGTAGCCATTACAGGTCAAGTAGGAGTCTCCTTGATCGGCAAAGACTCTTTTCAAGAAGCAGACATCTGTGGTATTACGACCCCCATTACCAAACACAATTATTTAGTAAAAAAAGTGCAAGATTTGCCCCGAGTAATCAAAGAAGCTTTTTATATTGCACGTACGGGAAGACCAGGACCTGTAGTTATTGATATTTCAAAAGATGTTTTTAATGATACATTGGATTTTGAGTATCCTGATTCTGTGGAACTTCGGGGCTATAAACCGATATTTTCTGGTGATGCATCCAAGATCGATTTGGTTGTTACTGAGTTAGAAAAAGCGAAAAAACCATTACTATTTATCGGTGGCGGGGTTAATATTTCAGGAACTTCCGAGGAGCTAAGAAAGTTCGTAGAGAGTACGGGAATACCAGTCATTACTAGTTTAATGGGGCTAGGCTGCATTCCTTGTGACTCAGCCCAGCATTTAGGAATGGTTGGTATGCACGGCACCTACGCTGCGAATATGGCAACGATGGAATGTGATCTTTTACTAGGAGTAGGAGTCCGATTTGATGACCGTGTAACCAGTTTGGTGAAAAACTTTGCCCCAAAAGCAAAAATAGTCCACTTTGACATTGATCCAGCAGAGGTCAATAAAAATGTCCGCTCCGATTTTAGAGTGATTGGGGATTTAAGATGGTCTTTGCCTCTCCTAGCTGAGAAAGCTTCCATGCAAGGACTTCAGAAATGGCAGCAGGAAACTGGGGAATGGAACAAATTGGTGCAGGAATGGAAAAAGGAAAAACCTCCAGCCTCTGAATTAGAAGCCGCAGGAATTAAACCACAAGCCGTTATTGAAAAAGTTAGTGAACTTACCAAGGGTGATGCCATTATTGTAACAGATGTTGGACAGCATCAAATGTGGACGGCACAATCTTACACTTTTAAAAAGCAACGATCTTTCTTAACGTCTGGTGGTTTAGGAACGATGGGTTATGGCTTGCCAGCGGCAATTGGCGCACAGATCACCTTGCCAGAAAAAACCGTCGTATTATTTACTGGTGACGGTAGTATTATGATGAACTGTCAAGAGCTTGCGACCATGGCTGATAATGGGCTGCCAGTAAAGATTATTGTTATGAATAATCAGGTTCTAGGTATGGTCAATCAGTGGCAAAGAATGTTCTATGGTAAGCGTTACTCTCATTCCAGTACTAAGGGCTGTACGGATTTTGTAAAACTTGCTGAGGCTATGGGAGTTACAGGTCTATGTGTGACAGAACCAGAAAAGCTAGATGCCATATTAGAAAAAGCATTGAAAATGGAAGGGCCGGTTCTCGTTGAGGTACTCTTGCCGGCAACAGAGGATGTATTGCCTATGGTTCCTCCAGGTGGCCGTCTAGATCAAATGGTATTGGGAGGGGTCTTCTAATGAAATATACATTAGCTGTTTTAGTAGAGAATCGACCAGGTGTACTGACACATATATCGGGATTGATTAGCCGTCGGGCTTTTAATATTGAAAGTATTGCAGCTGGGCCTACCGAGGAAGCGGATACAACAAGAATTACGATTGGTGTAGAGGTTGAGGATGAATTTGAATTAGATCAGGTGGTAAATCAGCTGTCAAAACTAATTAACGTGATAAAAATTATTAACCTTACTTACGTAGATTCAATTCAACGAGAGTTGGCACTGATTAAGGTTCGAGCCAATAAAGCAAATCGATCCGATCTTGTTGATATTGTAGAGATTTTTCGCGCCAAGATTGTTGATGTAAATCGGGAAACACTAGTCATTGAACTTACGGGTGAAGAAGCTAAGATTGATGCTCTATGCGAGGTATTAGTAGACTTTGGGATTATTGAGATTGTTCGTACAGGACGAATTGCCGTTTCTCGTGGGCCAGTTCCCGCAAAAGAGATGTAGATTCAGATTATGGGGGAGATTTGGGGATTTTAACCGCAGAGGACACAGAGAACACAGAGGACGCAAAGGGGGAAATAATCCTCTCTGCGTCCTCTGTGTCTCTGTGGTTAAAAATCCTTTTCGTATTAACCTTTGAATATTCCCATCGCGCTTACGATTAAAGATACCATACCACCCGCAATGAGGGGGCCAACGGCTAACCCGTGGAAGAAACAGACACCAATTATCGTACCAACGACCAAAGAC
This window encodes:
- a CDS encoding ATP-binding cassette domain-containing protein, with translation MISTSGLTLRYGKRALFEDVNIKFTPGNCYGLIGANGTGKSTFLKILSGEIEPNSGEVIISAGERLAVLKQNHYEFDEFDVLKTVIMGHARLFEIMEAKEELYAKADFTDEDGIKVGELEGEFAELNGWDAETEAARMLTGLGIGEEFHYKLMKDLSGNEKVRVLLAQALFGSPDILLLDEPTNHLDVESIRWLEEFLYNFDNTVIVVSHDRHFLNKVCTHIADIDFSQIKLFVGNYDFWQQSSELALKMAKEANKKTEEKMKDLQTFIQRFSANASKSKQATSRRKQLDKLTLEDIKPSSRKYPYIAFKPDREAGDQLLTVENLCKTIDGEKVLNNVSFVVTKADKIAFVGASSLAKTTLFKILMGEMEADSGEFKWGVTTSQAYFPRDNAEYFDTNLNLVDWLRQFSKDPDETFVRGFLGRMLFSGEESQKEANVLSGGEKVRCMLSKMMLSGANVLIFDEPTNHLDLESITSLNNGLISFEGTMLFVAHDHEFVQTIANRIIEITEDGIIDKRMTYDEYLETVATRK
- a CDS encoding DUF885 family protein, giving the protein MKEYELLIEKFHDYFTQDANACVSLGVDKNLDNLPDPSLESSKSIVDDGQKLLADIASFPRGVLDFEHILDLDLAALAVEFAVFKHSYTFNEKTELEQKPTAGDDISNGLFLMFVNDPRPAKERLDNITARLEKVPQYLEQLIKRLDTPVKRWVSMDIEKVEGLPDFFANLYSWAKDEKYPQLERLAKAKKEAEAALDQYIEQIKAMPTTEQFFIGKEQAKEFIRLRGIDKSIEELHKMAADFLQETAEELETLRVKLVDKYKVSSAMTLEELHDFLNQKYKVKLDPANSLSSVIVRYKKERDKITQYLLENDLFPIFKEQDMQIIQTPAFMAPSIPAGAMVSPPPFREGVKTSMVYLTLSEELLDEHTELSIPSMMIHEGIPGHHLQLATACTHPSVVRRHFDAMEHAEGWTTMLEDYMLDIGYMGDLVEEARFCAKRDISRIGARVAIDLYFMTGDKKYLDVGIDVELTSEDPFVNAGKLLQKVTGFVAGRVQAELNWYSQERSYPLCYLTGNKLVWELKENMAKAQKGKLEGLALDKVFHELYLKSGNMPLTFLRKVYEHEQML
- the ilvB gene encoding biosynthetic-type acetolactate synthase large subunit; translated protein: MRMLGAEAVIECLKAEEVEIVFGYPGGAVLTLYDALFKTNFPHVLTRHEQGAVHAADGYARATGKTGVCFATSGPGGTNLVTGIATAYMDSIPLVAITGQVGVSLIGKDSFQEADICGITTPITKHNYLVKKVQDLPRVIKEAFYIARTGRPGPVVIDISKDVFNDTLDFEYPDSVELRGYKPIFSGDASKIDLVVTELEKAKKPLLFIGGGVNISGTSEELRKFVESTGIPVITSLMGLGCIPCDSAQHLGMVGMHGTYAANMATMECDLLLGVGVRFDDRVTSLVKNFAPKAKIVHFDIDPAEVNKNVRSDFRVIGDLRWSLPLLAEKASMQGLQKWQQETGEWNKLVQEWKKEKPPASELEAAGIKPQAVIEKVSELTKGDAIIVTDVGQHQMWTAQSYTFKKQRSFLTSGGLGTMGYGLPAAIGAQITLPEKTVVLFTGDGSIMMNCQELATMADNGLPVKIIVMNNQVLGMVNQWQRMFYGKRYSHSSTKGCTDFVKLAEAMGVTGLCVTEPEKLDAILEKALKMEGPVLVEVLLPATEDVLPMVPPGGRLDQMVLGGVF
- the ilvN gene encoding acetolactate synthase small subunit, which translates into the protein MKYTLAVLVENRPGVLTHISGLISRRAFNIESIAAGPTEEADTTRITIGVEVEDEFELDQVVNQLSKLINVIKIINLTYVDSIQRELALIKVRANKANRSDLVDIVEIFRAKIVDVNRETLVIELTGEEAKIDALCEVLVDFGIIEIVRTGRIAVSRGPVPAKEM